In a single window of the Pseudochaenichthys georgianus chromosome 16, fPseGeo1.2, whole genome shotgun sequence genome:
- the LOC117461150 gene encoding translation initiation factor IF-2, protein MSNQRVQVSQPPPLTDFNSAHKESYHLGDTDSRHPSPPTNSSLQEVSQLLCNMRVIILLPVTIALSVALFGFTKIRKRDHDREEKHSQFKDVKLRVTNEMLQEYQSEVTETKDYMEKTTADLKALTEEIETLQSNADKAKNEANTCNEEKKMVADQLVSVETLLQNLPAELNTMQTEWTAEVETLKQQLAARSAVCDFLKAGSEDASKLCGEEPKAEVPKPEGPKAEVPKPEGPKAEAPKPEEPKAEAPKPEEPKAEAPKPEEPKAVAPKPEEPKAEAPKPEEPKAVAPKQ, encoded by the exons ATGTCCAATCAAAGAGTGCAGGTGAGTCAGCCTCCTCCACTCACTGACTTTAATTCTGCCCACAAAGAGAGCTATCACCTGGGCGACACGGACAGCAGACACCCATCCCCACCGACAAACAGCTCTCTCCAAGAAGTCTCTCAGCTGCTGTGTAACATGAGGGTGATAATCCTGCTACCTGTGACAATAGCCTTGTCTGTCGCCTTGTTCGGCTTCACGAAAATACGGAAAAGGGACCACGACAGAGAGGAAAAACATAGCCAGTTTAAGGATGTCAAGCTGAGGGTGACCAACGAAATGCTGCAAGAGTATCAGAGCGAAGTGACCGAGACGAAAGACTACATGGAGAAGACCACAGCCGACCTGAAGGCGCTCACGGAAGAAATTGAAACGCTCCAGTCCAACGCAGATAAGGCGAAGAATGAAGCGAACACCTGCAATGAAGAAAAG AAAATGGTGGCAGATCAGCTGGTGTCAGTCGAGACGCTATTACAAAATCTCCCAG CTGAGCTCAATACGATGCAGACCGAATGGACAGCCGAGGTGGAAACACTCAAACAGCAATTAGCAGCGAGGAGCGCAGTGTGTGACTTTTTGAAAGCAGGATCAGAAGATGCAAG TAAACTGTGTGGCGAGGAACCAAAGGCAGAGGTCCCTAAACCAGAGGGACCAAAAGCAGAGGTCCCTAAACCAGAGGGACCAAAAGCAGAGGCCCCTAAACCAGAGGAACCAAAAGCAGAGGCCCCTAAACCAGAGGAACCAAAAGCAGAGGCCCCTAAACCAGAGGAACCAAAGGCGGTGGCCCCTAAACCAGAGGAACCAAAAGCAGAGGCCCCTAAACCAGAGGAACCAAAGGCGGTGGCCCCTAAACAATAA
- the LOC117461166 gene encoding uncharacterized protein: MKIAYVLLLLAVGVMSFVLFHAGHQEMKLINFRARIVDSEAETVREEHAIVVLKTELVQLKNTVKQMNTNILDIKKKKQSIEQLSRDFTQRVQSCTSEKVGAENKKTETEAAIESLKVGHEEAKLKAAVEMQVLKQQILERDIAICVFADTTKDKARSLCGMPLAVPLS; the protein is encoded by the exons ATGAAGATCGCGTACGTTTTGCTCTTGCTGGCTGTGGGTGTCATGTCGTTCGTGCTTTTCCATGCCGGACACCAGGAGATGAAACTGATTAATTTCAGAGCCCGCATTGTGGACAGCGAGGCGGAGACGGTGAGGGAAGAGCATGCCATCGTCGTGCTGAAAACCGAGCTCGTGCAGCTGAAGAATACGGTGAAGCAAATGAACACCAATATACTAGATATCAAGAAGAAGAAGCAATCCATTGAACAATTATCACGGGACTTCACCCAACGTGTTCAGAGCTGTACCAGTGAGAAG GTAGGAGCCGAGAACAAGAAGACAGAAACGGAAGCTGCTATTGAAAGCCTTAAAG TGGGTCATGAAGAGGCTAAACTGAAGGCAGCAGTCGAAATGCAGGTGTTGAAACAACAGATTTTGGAGAGAGACATAGCTATTTGTGTCTTTGCAGATACAACCAAAGACAAGGCGAG GTCGCTGTGTGGAATGCCTCTAGCTGTACCATTAAGTTAA